Proteins encoded in a region of the Phycisphaerae bacterium genome:
- a CDS encoding serine/threonine protein kinase, with protein sequence MLPERWERIKELFHAALDRPAEQRQAFLLAECGTDEEVRREVEELLAHDQGVAEGEAEAADEDPGHTQAADPAVQPVPDAIGPYRIVRLLGEGGMGVVYLAERTEPIHQAVALKVLKAGMDSRRIIARFEAERNLLAMMEHPNIARIFDAGLTDDHRPFFAMEYAPGEPITGFCDRRSLSIQQRLELFTQVCEAIQHAHHKGVIHRDIKPSNLLVVEQDGQPQVKVIDFGVAKALAHEPLEQTLLTEEGILVGTPEYMSPEQAAGAPDAVDIRSDIYSLGVVLYELLAGVPPFEPEELRRAGLEAILRTIREADPPHPSTRLRYLGDRATDAARHRGTIVPTLVSTLRCELEWIPLKALRKDPGQRYHSVAELAGDIANYLAGRPLLAGPESIWYRTRKLLRPYRAHLAITAGFAVILAIIVPVLVHVVRANRQLAESASLPEYLTCIKAAQKALNNGAWDTLRQQLDRAPARHRNWEWHYLNSQHEDQKALSGPGNAASDRDALVLRQPMLLRGNSGWTRSAVFSPDGARILTASGDQTARIWDAVTGRKLVVLWGHTSLVERATFSPDNRLVLTGSADQTARLWDAATGRPIRLLAGHQGEVTAVAFSPDSRRIVTGSKDNTARLWDAGSGKEIMVLRGHERDVRSVSFSPDGKRVLTGSYDRTTRIWDAATGRQLNVIRGHRDEVVSAAFSPDGTRIITGSQDATVRLWEAVTGGELNTLHGHGGRVYSVAFSPDGSRIVSASADGTIRLWHARTGETVLVLPAPKHPFWVAFSPDGRRIVAGLATWDNACVWDRLPMRVRHTERLAALAARSQAESVVSESYARLRDWSRVAAEIENRRGLSNEVRTQALHGVLLKCAAESSESEQALSTIYELESLAQSVQGVQEGVTLALSISPRPADLAMAAPRQLLWYGEFLIVGGQAEKAATAIKSAAGQYGAEDYYSKSLGWALLSCGREMEAMAALRQSLRACSDWSNGPPANADPDHWCSAYYLGLVTEEEFLKRWCEDAVAKRTLGPVIWFAVGQLREVRGQREEAILAYRNSVSLGSSEGAHWSANFAAYRLGVLTGRIVPPAGTTGPAESAPEALGGMPSPR encoded by the coding sequence ACGACCAGGGAGTCGCCGAAGGTGAGGCCGAGGCTGCCGACGAGGACCCGGGTCACACCCAAGCCGCGGATCCGGCCGTCCAACCCGTCCCCGATGCTATCGGCCCCTATCGCATTGTCCGGCTCTTGGGCGAGGGCGGCATGGGCGTGGTCTACCTCGCCGAGCGGACCGAACCGATCCACCAGGCCGTTGCCCTCAAGGTGCTCAAGGCGGGCATGGATTCCCGCCGGATCATCGCCCGCTTCGAGGCCGAGCGAAACCTGCTCGCGATGATGGAGCACCCCAACATTGCCCGGATCTTCGATGCCGGATTAACGGACGACCATCGGCCTTTCTTCGCCATGGAATACGCCCCGGGCGAGCCGATCACCGGTTTCTGCGACCGGCGGAGTCTTTCGATCCAGCAGCGGCTGGAGCTGTTCACGCAGGTCTGTGAGGCTATCCAGCACGCTCACCACAAAGGCGTGATCCACCGAGACATTAAACCATCCAACCTCCTTGTGGTGGAGCAGGACGGCCAGCCTCAGGTGAAGGTGATTGATTTTGGCGTAGCCAAGGCTTTGGCCCATGAGCCGCTGGAGCAAACGCTGCTCACGGAGGAAGGCATCCTGGTGGGTACGCCGGAGTACATGAGCCCGGAGCAGGCGGCCGGCGCGCCAGACGCAGTGGACATCCGCTCGGACATTTACTCGCTGGGCGTGGTGCTGTATGAGTTGCTGGCCGGGGTACCACCGTTCGAGCCGGAGGAGCTTCGGCGGGCTGGGCTGGAAGCCATTCTGAGGACGATCCGCGAAGCCGATCCGCCGCACCCCAGCACGCGCTTGCGCTACCTGGGAGACAGGGCTACCGACGCAGCCCGGCACCGCGGAACGATCGTGCCCACGCTCGTTTCCACGCTGCGTTGCGAACTCGAGTGGATTCCGCTCAAAGCCCTGCGGAAGGACCCCGGCCAGCGATATCACTCGGTGGCCGAACTGGCCGGCGATATCGCGAACTACCTGGCGGGCCGCCCGTTGCTTGCCGGGCCGGAGTCGATTTGGTACCGCACGAGGAAGCTGCTCCGCCCCTACAGGGCACACCTCGCCATCACCGCAGGATTCGCCGTCATCCTGGCGATCATCGTGCCTGTCCTGGTGCACGTGGTTCGCGCCAACCGCCAACTCGCCGAGTCGGCATCCTTGCCGGAATACCTGACCTGCATCAAGGCCGCGCAAAAGGCCCTGAACAACGGCGCCTGGGACACGCTGCGCCAGCAGTTGGACAGGGCTCCGGCCCGCCACCGCAACTGGGAGTGGCATTACCTCAACTCCCAGCACGAGGACCAGAAGGCGCTCAGCGGACCCGGGAATGCCGCTTCCGACCGGGACGCGCTTGTTCTGCGGCAGCCCATGCTTCTCCGTGGGAACAGCGGGTGGACGCGGTCAGCCGTGTTCAGCCCCGACGGCGCGCGCATCCTCACGGCCTCCGGCGATCAGACCGCTCGAATCTGGGACGCGGTCACCGGCCGGAAACTGGTCGTGCTCTGGGGGCACACCAGCCTCGTCGAGCGGGCCACTTTCAGTCCGGATAATCGCCTCGTCCTCACCGGCTCTGCGGATCAGACAGCTCGACTGTGGGATGCAGCCACGGGCCGACCGATTCGGTTGCTTGCGGGCCACCAGGGAGAGGTCACCGCAGTCGCCTTCAGCCCGGACAGCCGACGGATCGTGACCGGCTCGAAGGACAACACCGCCCGGCTCTGGGATGCTGGCTCCGGAAAGGAAATCATGGTGCTCCGCGGGCACGAACGCGATGTGCGTTCGGTGAGCTTCAGTCCGGACGGCAAGCGAGTCCTGACCGGTTCTTACGACCGGACTACCCGTATCTGGGATGCGGCAACGGGCAGGCAACTTAACGTGATCCGAGGGCACCGCGATGAGGTCGTCTCCGCCGCATTCAGCCCGGACGGCACCCGCATCATAACGGGCTCCCAAGATGCTACTGTCCGACTCTGGGAGGCAGTTACGGGCGGGGAACTCAACACCCTTCACGGCCATGGCGGTCGGGTGTATTCGGTCGCATTCAGCCCGGATGGAAGCCGGATCGTCAGCGCTTCCGCAGATGGGACCATCCGGCTCTGGCATGCCCGAACGGGCGAGACTGTGCTTGTGCTGCCTGCCCCTAAGCATCCTTTTTGGGTTGCTTTCAGCCCCGACGGCAGGCGCATCGTGGCCGGATTGGCCACGTGGGACAACGCCTGCGTGTGGGACAGGCTGCCCATGCGCGTTCGGCACACCGAGCGACTGGCCGCCCTCGCCGCAAGGAGCCAGGCGGAATCCGTGGTCAGCGAGTCGTACGCCCGGCTGCGAGATTGGTCCAGAGTCGCGGCAGAAATCGAGAATCGCAGGGGCTTGTCCAACGAAGTGCGAACCCAGGCGCTTCATGGCGTCCTCCTCAAATGTGCCGCCGAAAGCTCGGAGAGCGAACAGGCGCTGTCGACGATATACGAACTCGAGTCGCTGGCTCAGTCTGTCCAAGGCGTTCAGGAAGGCGTGACGCTAGCCCTGTCCATCAGTCCCAGACCGGCAGACCTGGCGATGGCGGCGCCCCGCCAGCTCCTGTGGTACGGGGAGTTCCTCATTGTTGGCGGGCAAGCTGAAAAGGCGGCCACGGCGATCAAATCCGCAGCCGGCCAATACGGCGCTGAGGATTACTATTCAAAGTCCCTGGGCTGGGCACTATTGAGTTGCGGTCGCGAAATGGAAGCTATGGCAGCTCTCAGACAATCTCTGCGGGCTTGCTCAGATTGGTCGAACGGTCCACCGGCCAATGCCGATCCCGACCACTGGTGCTCTGCCTATTACTTGGGCTTGGTTACCGAGGAGGAATTCCTCAAACGCTGGTGCGAGGACGCAGTTGCGAAGCGAACTCTCGGCCCCGTGATCTGGTTTGCAGTGGGTCAGCTCAGAGAGGTCCGCGGCCAGCGGGAAGAGGCTATCCTCGCGTATCGCAACTCGGTTTCGCTCGGTAGCTCCGAAGGTGCTCATTGGTCGGCCAACTTCGCCGCTTACCGGCTGGGAGTCCTGACCGGCAGGATCGTTCCACCCGCCGGCACCACGGGCCCCGCCGAGTCTGCGCCCGAAGCCCTGGGAGGCATGCCCTCACCGCGGTAG